The Girardinichthys multiradiatus isolate DD_20200921_A chromosome 6, DD_fGirMul_XY1, whole genome shotgun sequence genome window below encodes:
- the LOC124869627 gene encoding ETS domain-containing transcription factor ERF-like yields MQCSCNSSVGHLSSPYWSRAVLFPDWAYKPAWSPGSRQVQLWHFLLELLGRGEGGAIGWGGEWGEFIIRDPERLARLWGERKGKPHMNYDKLSRALRYYYNKRILHKTKGKRFTYKFNFSKLILVNYPGYLPPSSHQLVHRAPLPFPFLPAESGLPLCGGVGSLMDRAVQTLPHPFLLPGFLPKPQPVPQALHGPFPFISAPAHPAVDKTEPRESGLNVNGWPHRSFADWDVNPHIGWNLLGGEKQEDEDREGKDAD; encoded by the exons ATGCAGTGCAGCTGTAACTCCTCAGTCGGGCACCTTTCATCGCCCTACTGGAGCCGAG CAGTGCTGTTTCCTGACTGGGCCTACAAACCAGCCTGGTCTCCTGGCTCCAGACAGGTCCAGCTATGGCACTTCCTGTTGGAGCTGCTCGGCCGCGGCGAGGGCGGAGCCATCGGCTGGGGAGGGGAGTGGGGCGAGTTTATCATCAGGGACCCCGAGAGGCTGGCCAGGCTATGGGGGGAGAGGAAGGGCAAACCGCACATGAACTACGACAAGCTGAGCCGGGCGCTCAG ATACTACTACAACAAACGCATCCTGCACAAGACCAAAGGGAAAAGATTCACCTACAAGTTCAACTTCAGCAAACTCATCCTCGTCAACTATCCGGGATACCTGCCTCCGTCCAGCCACCAG CTGGTCCACAGGGCCCCTCTACCCTTTCCGTTCCTCCCCGCTGAGAGTGGCCTTCCTCTCTGTGGAGGAGTAGGATCATTGATGGACAGAG CTGTTCAGACTCTGCCTCACCCCTTCCTGCTCCCGGGCTTCCTCCCTAAACCGCAGCCGGTGCCTCAGGCCCTCCACGGCCCCTTCCCCTTCATCTCCGCTCCCGCTCACCCGGCGGTCGACAAGACAGAGCCCAGGGAGTCGGGTCTAAATGTAAACGGCTGGCCACACAGAAGCTTCGCAGACTGGGACGTGAATCCCCACATAGGCTGGAACCTGTTAGGAGGAGAGAAGCAGGAGGATGAGGACAGAGAGGGGAAAGATGCAGATTAA